A DNA window from Camelina sativa cultivar DH55 chromosome 17, Cs, whole genome shotgun sequence contains the following coding sequences:
- the LOC104756260 gene encoding uncharacterized protein LOC104756260 translates to MLLSNPMTWKLSHMVVPARNNSIFSPEYSTAVNRTNPNKYVDGGIGLGIVAALENSGNGIYPVCYSGTGSKGSDPVRCTRRLQFAAEIEPSEEYTCVTTRDGLTKVYYNDREFEFCKSRDRMWKEESIQISEESPAKKRNVIRGSPGFLTTCCLCKKKLDGQDIYMYKGDEGFCSKECRSVKIMDDSLKYEEHKLLTRVEVLSSPYVAGIFLI, encoded by the exons ATGTTATTAAGCAATCCAATGACCTGGAAACTATCCCACATGGTGGTTCCTGCACGTAATAACTCCATCTTTTCGCCGGAATATTCCACGGCGGTTAACCGAACAAATCCAAACAAGTATGTTGACGGTGGAATTGGTTTGGGTATTGTCGCTGCGCTTGAGAACTCCGGCAACGGGATCTATCCGGTATGCTATTCCGGAACCGGTTCGAAAGGTTCCGACCCGGTTCGGTGTACAAGAAGACTCCAATTCGCGGCGGAGATAGAACCCTCTGAGGAATACACTTGCGTCACGACTCGTGATGGCCTCACCAAAGTCTATTACAACGACCGCGAATTTGAGTTTTGTAAGAGCCGTGATCGGATGTGGAAAGAAGAATCTATCCAAATCTCCGAGGAATCTCCGGCGAAGAAGAGGAACGTAATCAGAGGTTCTCCAGGTTTTCTGACTACATGTTGCTTGTGCAAGAAGAAACTTGATGGCCAAGACATTTACATGTACAA AGGAGATGAAGGATTTTGTAGTAAAGAGTGTAGGTCCGTGAAGATAATGGATGATAGTTTAAAGTATGAAGAACATAAGTTGTTGACAAGGGTTGAGGTTCTGAGCTCTCCGTACGTCGCCGGAATATTCCTAATATAA
- the LOC104756262 gene encoding ethylene-responsive transcription factor ERF017-like: protein MEGSSSSSSMQSKYKGVRKRKWGKWVSEIRLPNSRERIWLGSYDTPEKAARAFDAALYCLRGNNAKFNFPDNPPVISGGRNLSRSEIREAAARFANSQDEDSSVQAGYETRQLHEESTSNSMDIIDSEFLSMLPTVGSGNFASEFGLFPGFDDYSDEYSGDRFREQLSPTQQHDYYYHGEDAYDSSMILWNF, encoded by the coding sequence ATGGagggatcttcttcttcttcttcgatgcAGTCGAAATACAAAGGAGTGAGGAAGAGGAAATGGGGCAAATGGGTTTCAGAGATCAGACTTCCCAACAGCAGAGAACGTATCTGGCTTGGCTCTTACGACACTCCTGAGAAGGCGGCGCGAGCCTTCGACGCGGCTCTTTACTGCCTCCGAGGCAACAATGCAAAGTTCAATTTCCCTGACAACCCTCCGGTAATCTCCGGCGGACGAAACCTATCTCGGTCGGAGATACGAGAAGCGGCTGCGAGGTTCGCTAATTCACAGGACGAAGACTCGAGCGTTCAAGCAGGATACGAGACACGGCAACTTCATGAAGAGTCTACTTCAAACTCGATGGACATTATTGATTCGGAGTTCTTGAGCATGCTCCCGACGGTTGGTTCGGGTAATTTCGCATCGGAGTTTGGGTTGTTCCCTGGGTTTGATGATTACTCCGACGAATACTCCGGTGATCGTTTCAGGGAACAGCTTTCACCTACACAACAACACGATTATTATTATCACGGAGAAGACGCTTACGATAGTTCCATGATCCTTTggaatttttga